Proteins from a single region of Plasmodium brasilianum strain Bolivian I chromosome 13, whole genome shotgun sequence:
- a CDS encoding DNA mismatch repair protein MSH2, which produces MENNEMSELNEEQILCLYIDTKRYQKTLGVCFYNYLKYEFLMTEFIDNGYFTALESLFIQKRPYKCFFNSTNDLVDDERLLNLFNICNIQAIALDKRKYDVTNLKEELKLIIPQNDDVRNYDKHLELENASKCLMVLINYLKVKENQDIHYQCTINIHNMDLYMRLDKAAICALNILPNKKNLNSYNNNTSLLKFLDKCNTSIGSKKLASWLTQPLTSTVEINKRLNIVETFIKEDELRNSIFCNYLKRIPELDKLNHYLKEINQNNEIRVNSKYNEEMILKDVVKLYYAILDFKQIYFCLASIEERHKETFREILVNPLHEVLNKFSKLLDMIEMTIDLKEIEENKEYLISKNFDAELEEISNEKNALIKKIKNHKEDVERDLFSDKCDRRYKRTNREDIRLVDCNTNVFLFRVPKKDCALVQQQKKKYIAIRMNKNEFLFTTNTLKKLCNQYEHCLNIYNTLQLEIVKKTICAVSTYTPVIEKFMDIVSTLDVLISFSVVCYNSPFPYVRPAVIENGQNVIMKRSRHPLLELQHNLTNFIPNDIHMNREKSRLIVVTGPNMGGKSTYIRQTAIICVLAQIGMFVPCDFCEVPIFSQVMCRVGASDFQLKGISTFLSEMIEASAIVKNADKNSFIIVDELGRGTSTYEGLGISWSIAKYILDNIKCFCLFATHFHEISNIAYQCAGVINRHVETTIDQKQKKICFLYEIKDGASNKSYGVNVAEIAKLPKDVIQKAYEKVEELESAENKYYLKEKLNIDVLSTFSENYKNKISNYMKIKEDINYLFSSNSESEFMERFMSKKNYFKELVI; this is translated from the coding sequence atggagaaTAATGAAATGTCTGAATTAAATGAAGAGCAAAtattatgcttatatatagataCTAAGAGGTATCAGAAAACACTGGGTGtgtgtttttataattatctaaaatatgaatttttaatgACTGAATTTATTGATAATGGTTATTTTACGGCCCTAGaatcattatttatacaaaaaagaccatataaatgtttttttaatagtacGAATGATTTAGTTGATGATGAAAgacttttaaatttatttaatatttgtaaCATACAAGCAATTGCACTGGACAAAAGAAAGTATGATGTgacaaatttaaaagaagaattaaaacTAATTATACCTCAAAATGATGATGTTCGAAATTATGATAAGCATTTGGAATTAGAAAATGCAAGTAAATGCTTAATGGTTTTAATCAATTATTTGAAAGTTAAGGAGAATCAAGACATACATTATCAGTGTACAATTAACATACATAACATGGATTTATATATGCGATTAGATAAAGCTGCTATTTGTGCATTAAATATACttccaaataaaaaaaatttgaatagttataataataatacgaGTTTATTGAAATTTTTGGATAAATGTAATACATCTATTGGATCGAAAAAGTTAGCATCTTGGTTAACTCAACCACTGACAAGTACTGTTGAAATTAACAAAAGGTTGAATATTGTTGAAACGTTTATAAAAGAAGATGAATTGCGTAAtagtattttttgtaattatttaaaaaggataCCAGAATTAGATAAATtaaatcattatttaaaggaaattaatcaaaataatgaaattcgAGTGAATTCtaaatataatgaagaaaTGATACTAAAAGATGTTGTAAAACTATATTACGCTATTTTAgattttaaacaaatatatttttgtttagcATCTATTGAAGAAAGACATAAAGAAACATTTAGAGAAATACTTGTAAATCCTCTACATGAAGTATTAAATAAGTTTTCCAAGTTATTAGATATGATTGAAATGACCATtgatttaaaagaaattgaagaaaacaaagaatatttaatttctaaaaattttgaTGCAGAACTAGAAGAAATatctaatgaaaaaaatgcattaataaaaaaaattaaaaatcatAAAGAAGATGTTGAGAGAGATTTATTTTCTGATAAATGTGACAGACGTTACAAGAGGACAAACAGAGAAGATATAAGGTTGGTAGATTGTAATactaatgtatttttatttagagTACCTAAAAAAGATTGTGCATTAGTTCAacaacagaaaaaaaagtatatagcTATACgtatgaataaaaatgaatttttgtttactacgaatactttaaaaaaattatgtaatcaGTATGAACattgtttaaatatttataatactttaCAGTtagaaatagtaaaaaaaaccATCTGTGCTGTTTCAACTTATACACCAGtaattgaaaaatttatgGATATAGTATCAACGTTAGATGTGTTGATATCTTTTTCCGTTGTTTGTTACAATTCACCCTTTCCATATGTTAGACCAGCTGTAATAGAGAATGGTCAAAATGTAATTATGAAAAGGTCGAGACACCCTTTGCTAGAATTACAACATAATTTAACTAACTTTATACCAAATGATATTCATATGAATAGAGAAAAAAGTAGGCTCATAGTAGTTACAGGACCAAATATGGGAGGAAAAAGTACATACATCAGACAAACAGctattatatgtgtattagCTCAAATAGGTATGTTTGTGCCATGTGATTTTTGTGAAGTTCCTATTTTTAGTCAAGTTATGTGTAGAGTAGGTGCTTCTGATTTTCAGTTAAAAGGAATTTCAACATTTTTGTCAGAAATGATAGAAGCATCAGCAATTGTTAAGAATGCTGacaaaaattcttttattattgttgacGAATTAGGTAGAGGAACATCTACATATGAAGGGTTAGGTATAAGTTGGTCTAttgcaaaatatattttagataatataaaatgctTCTGTTTATTTGCTACTCATTTTCACGAAATTTCAAATATTGCTTACCAATGTGCAGGTGTTATAAATAGACATGTGGAAACTACAATTGACcagaaacagaaaaaaatttgctttttatatgaaattaaaGATGGAGCATCCAATAAAAGTTACGGTGTAAATGTTGCTGAAATAGCTAAATTACCAAAAGATGTTATTCAAAAAGCATATGAAAAAGTAGAAGAATTGGAATCGGcagaaaacaaatattatttaaaagaaaaattaaacattGATGTTTTATCAACTTTTagtgaaaattataaaaataaaatttcaaattaCATGAAAATTAAAGAGGATATTAATTACTTATTTTCGTCTAACAGTGAGAGTGAATTCATGGAACGCTTTATgtccaaaaaaaattattttaaggaGTTGGTTAtctaa
- a CDS encoding hypothetical protein (conserved Plasmodium protein) codes for MIFMGLSGDYNARINLKIKFIVKSITKVLTKHLILISILNLIISLCYNYVINRDSNHQLNIVAHLLRGTFVSSVPSCLTISLLIFFKEHSLNNYKYKEWNLLNVLCVILTFYSIFYTKTVFSKDYGNNIYDILYVASISYILQKRFNTRKLNIHDFQHCINAETKNIIELIQKGIILNIMPLAFSYVLSFVVDILLTIINSISFNILINILTHPFDVILSLPKIYNLSNIYVLNNFSYCVSIFSSIWITTILEYHFIIFNFIFNKYDCKVLTSLNKFPMHNQCSYHDEFFVVTCIYNYLKDISYRIKGNNIEITNMDKKTKLKLLLFKKLILINASLKYKDELNILSHLCNPINTILFEDNKFWNAYIDSCILCIEDLINQLKKYINILNHDQTIYSVEEKLELKSVLEKHRISKLKDTIVLTCIYLKGVALWSIAISIICKNVIVSVIRKLSSIIVSLSYVLFDFLNFIKINELYDPLHHLLYEMNSIVDIFKFYKEDILDNKYQYSYNLYKGLSYLFRSNSLKY; via the exons aTGATTTTCATGGGATTAAGTGGTGATTACAATGCtagaataaatttaaaaataaaatttattgttaAATCAATAACAAAAGTTCTAACAAAgcatttaatattaataagtattttaaatttaattatttcactATGTTACAATTATGTTATAAACAGAGACAGTAATC aCCAGTTAAATATCGTAGCACACTTACTAAGAGGAACATTTGTTAGCTCGGTACCATCATGTTTAACcatatcattattaatattttttaaggaGCACAGCTTGaata ATTATAAGTACAAAGAATGGAATCTGCTAAATGTATTATGTGTAATACTAACCTTTTATAGCATATTTTATACTAAAACAGTTTTTTCAAAGGATTATGGGAACAATATATACGACATTTTATATGTAGCATCCATAtc gtatatattacaaaaaagatTTAATACAAGAAAGTTGAATATTCATGATTTCCAGCACTGCATCAATGCAGaaacgaaaaatataattgagCTAATTCAAAAg ggaataattttaaatataatgcCACTCGCATTCTCATATGTATTGAGTTTTGTTGTTgacattttattaacaataattaaCAGTATCAGCTTTAACattcttataaatattctgACACACCCATTTGATGTAATATTGAGTTTgccaaaaatatataacttatcaaatatttatgttcttaacaatttttcatattgtgTATCCATATTTTCTTCCATATGGATAACAACAATATTAGagtatcattttattattttcaatttcatatttaataaatatgactGTAAAGTTCTTAcatcattaaataaatttccaATGCATAATCAATGTTCGTATCATGATGAATTCTTTGTTGttacttgtatatataactatCTAAAAGATATAAGTTACagaataaaaggaaataatattGAGATAACAAATATGGATAAGAAAACGAAATTAAAACtattgttatttaaaaaattaatattaatcaACGCaagtttaaaatataaagatgaGCTGAATATATTAAGTCATTTATGTAATCCAATAAATACCATCTTATTTGAAGACAACAAGTTTTGGAATGCTTATATTGATTcatgtatattatgtattgAAGACTTAATTaatcaattaaaaaaatacataaatattttaaatcatGACCAAACTATTTACTCTGttgaagaaaaattagaaCTAAAGAGTGTATTAGAAAAGCATAGAATAAGTAAATTAAAGGACACCATTGTATTAACatgcatttatttaaagGGAGTTGCATTATGGTCTATTGCAATAAGTATTATctgtaaaaatgttatagTGTCGGTTATCAGGAAGTTATCATCAATTATAGTATCCTTatcatatgttttatttgactttttaaattttattaaaataaatgaattatatgaTCCATTACACCACCTACTTtatg aaaTGAATTCCATTgttgatatttttaaattttataaggAAGATATCTTAGATAACAAATATCAATATTCATACAATTTATACAAAGGCttatcatatttattcaGAAGTAATtcgttaaaatattaa